A stretch of Polypterus senegalus isolate Bchr_013 chromosome 3, ASM1683550v1, whole genome shotgun sequence DNA encodes these proteins:
- the LOC120525828 gene encoding natural cytotoxicity triggering receptor 3 ligand 1-like isoform X1, whose protein sequence is MMAAIALLVFIPAVESCLRLSSNTTTVNVTTGSDVLLNCHFVYKFKLTLGMISVSWRRQPATEESQQMIAHFDGLNLQTFYNNSFLSPKALLEGDASLLMKNVSNSDTGDYFCDVLVTPVKKEIQLNLNVAGKQDLLLDSMDTSKISMARALTNVQHQHSILTLVCVSLGCIRKN, encoded by the coding sequence AGTCATGCTTGCGCTTGAGCAGCAATACAACAACGGTAAATGTGACCACAGGCTCTGATGTGCTACTGAACTGCCACTTTGTGTACAAATTCAAATTAACCCTAGGAATGATCTCAGTTTCGTGGAGGAGGCAGCCTGCAACTGAGGAAAGTCAACAGATGATAGCACATTTTGATGGCCTAAACCTCCAAACTTTCTACAATAACTCATTTCTCTCACCAAAAGCACTGTTGGAAGGAGATGCAAGCTTGCTAATGAAGAATGTGTCTAACTCTGACACAGGAGATTACTTCTGTGATGTCCTGGTGACACCAGTAAAGAAAGAAATCCAACTCAACTTAAATGTAGCAGGTAAGCAAGATTTACTTCTAGACTCAATGGATACCTCCAAAATATCAATGGCTAGAGCTTTAACCAATGTCCAACACCAACACAGTATACTGACACTTGTCTGTGTATCACTGGGCTGTATCAGAAAGAATTGA